A DNA window from Niabella yanshanensis contains the following coding sequences:
- a CDS encoding MFS transporter, whose translation MINKDSIALEAINEKKTNLQHLISIPVLVAALGYFVDIYDLLLFGIVRIPSLTSLGLSEIEISTIGASIINWQMAGLILGGILWGVVGDKKGRLSVLFGSILTYSIANIACGFVQDVATYKLLRFIAGIGLAGELGAGITLVSEILPKKLRAIGTSIVASVGLLGAVVAYFTVHLFDWRPAYFVGGGMGILLLILRIGVFESGIFDQIKNQKNIARGDFFMLFKKRERFLRYLRCIGIGIVTWYVIGILATFSNELGVKFGVADPVMPGLSIMWCYVGLSIGDLSSGLLSHWLNSRKKAVLYMILFTLGMTLLFFLIPIKTAVHFYTFIFLLGIGVGYWAMFVTIGAEQFGTNLRATAATTIPNMVRGTVIIMTILFTDLKHYMNVRDAAIIIGLICFAISIYSIRNISETHDTDLDFIEK comes from the coding sequence ATGATAAATAAAGATTCCATTGCTTTAGAAGCAATTAATGAAAAGAAAACAAACCTGCAGCATTTGATATCCATTCCGGTGCTGGTAGCGGCCCTGGGGTACTTTGTAGATATTTACGACCTCTTGCTTTTTGGCATCGTCAGAATTCCCAGTCTTACCTCGCTCGGGCTGTCGGAAATCGAAATATCCACGATTGGCGCCAGTATTATAAACTGGCAGATGGCGGGACTGATACTGGGCGGCATCCTTTGGGGCGTGGTGGGTGATAAAAAAGGCCGCCTTTCCGTACTTTTTGGCTCTATACTTACTTACTCCATTGCCAATATCGCCTGCGGTTTTGTACAGGATGTTGCTACGTACAAGTTGCTACGCTTTATTGCAGGCATTGGCCTGGCAGGTGAGCTGGGTGCCGGTATCACACTGGTATCCGAAATCTTGCCCAAAAAATTGCGGGCTATCGGAACTTCTATTGTCGCATCGGTGGGATTGCTTGGTGCCGTTGTTGCTTACTTTACGGTGCATCTTTTCGACTGGAGGCCCGCGTATTTCGTTGGCGGGGGCATGGGCATCCTGCTGCTAATACTACGCATCGGCGTTTTTGAGTCGGGTATTTTTGATCAGATCAAAAACCAGAAAAATATAGCGAGAGGAGATTTCTTCATGCTCTTTAAAAAGCGGGAGAGATTCCTCAGGTACCTTCGTTGTATTGGGATAGGTATTGTAACATGGTATGTGATAGGCATACTGGCTACCTTTAGTAACGAGCTGGGCGTCAAGTTCGGAGTAGCAGATCCCGTTATGCCGGGTTTGTCCATCATGTGGTGTTATGTCGGTCTGTCAATTGGAGATCTTTCCAGCGGCCTTTTAAGCCATTGGCTGAATTCGCGTAAGAAGGCTGTTTTATATATGATCCTTTTTACATTGGGTATGACATTGCTCTTTTTTCTGATACCTATAAAAACAGCGGTCCATTTTTACACATTCATCTTTCTCCTGGGTATAGGAGTGGGATATTGGGCGATGTTTGTCACAATCGGGGCTGAGCAATTCGGCACTAACTTAAGAGCAACGGCTGCCACCACTATTCCCAACATGGTAAGAGGTACCGTAATTATAATGACCATTTTGTTCACCGATTTAAAGCATTACATGAATGTACGGGATGCCGCTATCATTATAGGCTTGATCTGTTTTGCCATTAGTATTTACTCGATCAGAAATATTTCGGAAACACATGACACCGACCTCGATTTTATAGAAAAATAG
- a CDS encoding ligand-binding sensor domain-containing protein: MKQGALILFILISAVCFGQPYYFRHYQVEDGLSNNTVGCVLQDHKGFLWFGTKDGLNRFDGYTFKVFQNEGDTLHGIGSNFIISLHEDKKHQLWVGTDRGLYRYNTDNEDFEIETAVPVNEIRGILSDDRNRLWLIIRNQLGWLDRKSGRFIPFDQLKNFGITSVSPGADGTIWVASSEGIIHRVNTTTLAVKSYNVFGQSATFATHRVQKVFDTGKGLVLVGTISHGLYILNTATGQFEKKQLPGPGGAQVFIRDFARYNDNEYWIASEAGLFVYNMESGAIIHLRKNYSDPYSLTDNALYSLCADLEGGMWIGTYFGGINYYPNQLTYFRKYFPQSADDATSGNAIHEIGKDPYGDLWIGTEDAGLIHLDPVTNEKTVFSPYSKKHPLAHSNIHGLLIDGNELWVGTFHGGLDVIDIREKRVVKHFSALKNGLSSDFVSDLLKTRSGKIIAATDRGICSFDPAAQRFSQITAFSKTFFKSIFEDSKGIIWAGSYNEGLHYLNPHNGHYGVYHFESGKAGSIISNRINWIYEDSRRQIWIGTEGGLSRLDGNTGRFTNYTTANGLPGNLVYAFLEDEKGDFWISTSKGLVNFTPLNGRVNAVYTKSNGLLSDQFNYNSAFNDGQGHLYFGSVKGLISFNPNSFEKNNYTAPLYLTGFQINNREVQVGAGSPLEKSIIATHQIVLKHDESSFSIDFAALSYTSPEATEYAYIMKGLDEQWTYLKANRKVFFTELAPGNYTFALRSAVSKERWSKDYEMLLITVLPPFWKSRPAYLLYAFILLTAIYFTVRSYHKYHLAKNNRRLEILEYEKQKEISQTKIDFFINVAHEIKTPLTLIKGPMEKVIEKADDPAVIKSNLRIMEKNTDRLIELTNQLLDFRKAEAGVAQIITEETDIVALLNDHYLRFLPAAEQAGLDFELMHPKVFSAFVDIEAMNKIVSNLYSNAIKYAAGKVLVELLPVLPGETTFCIVFKNDGHLIAAEMADKVFETFFRLNESRKQAGSGLGLTLSRSLTQLHGGSLTLEPAEDRMNVFKLTLPVNVDITIEL, encoded by the coding sequence ATGAAACAGGGGGCGCTTATTTTATTTATTTTAATTTCAGCTGTTTGCTTTGGTCAGCCTTACTATTTCAGGCATTACCAGGTAGAGGATGGCCTGTCGAATAATACTGTTGGATGTGTGCTGCAGGATCATAAGGGGTTTTTATGGTTTGGAACAAAAGATGGCTTAAACAGGTTTGATGGTTACACGTTTAAGGTTTTTCAAAATGAAGGCGACACCCTCCATGGTATTGGCAGCAATTTTATTATCTCCTTACATGAAGATAAGAAGCACCAGCTATGGGTGGGAACAGACAGAGGGCTTTACCGGTATAATACAGATAATGAGGATTTTGAGATTGAGACAGCTGTTCCTGTAAATGAGATCCGTGGGATCTTGTCGGATGACCGTAACAGGCTCTGGCTTATCATCAGGAACCAGCTGGGCTGGCTGGATAGGAAATCGGGACGGTTTATCCCGTTTGATCAGCTGAAAAATTTTGGAATAACTTCTGTTTCACCCGGCGCAGATGGCACCATATGGGTGGCAAGTTCTGAAGGAATTATTCATCGGGTTAATACCACTACCTTAGCCGTCAAATCCTATAATGTGTTTGGCCAAAGCGCCACATTTGCTACCCATCGGGTACAGAAGGTTTTCGACACCGGCAAAGGGCTGGTTTTAGTAGGCACTATTAGTCACGGACTTTATATCCTGAATACAGCTACCGGACAGTTCGAAAAAAAACAGCTTCCGGGACCCGGAGGTGCGCAGGTATTTATACGTGACTTTGCGCGTTACAACGATAATGAGTATTGGATAGCCAGCGAAGCAGGCCTGTTTGTTTACAATATGGAGAGCGGCGCTATCATTCATCTGAGAAAAAACTATAGCGACCCTTATTCACTTACAGACAATGCCTTGTACTCTTTGTGTGCCGATCTGGAGGGTGGGATGTGGATAGGTACTTATTTTGGAGGCATCAATTATTATCCCAATCAGCTCACTTATTTTCGCAAGTACTTTCCGCAGTCTGCCGACGACGCCACCAGTGGCAATGCTATTCATGAAATAGGTAAAGACCCTTATGGTGATTTGTGGATAGGTACGGAAGATGCCGGGCTTATCCATCTCGATCCTGTTACCAACGAAAAAACAGTATTTTCACCCTATTCAAAGAAACATCCTTTAGCGCATAGCAATATTCATGGGCTGCTGATTGATGGAAATGAATTATGGGTGGGTACTTTTCACGGAGGTCTTGATGTGATCGATATCCGCGAGAAACGAGTGGTGAAACATTTCAGCGCGCTGAAAAATGGATTGAGCAGTGACTTTGTATCTGATCTTTTAAAAACCAGGTCGGGTAAAATTATAGCGGCAACCGACAGGGGTATTTGTAGTTTCGATCCGGCAGCACAAAGATTCAGTCAAATTACGGCATTTTCAAAAACATTCTTCAAGTCGATTTTTGAGGATAGCAAGGGTATTATATGGGCTGGATCTTACAATGAAGGGCTACACTACCTGAATCCGCATAACGGCCACTACGGCGTATACCATTTTGAATCGGGCAAAGCAGGCAGCATCATTAGCAATCGTATCAACTGGATCTATGAAGATAGCCGTCGTCAAATATGGATTGGTACAGAAGGAGGATTATCACGATTAGACGGTAATACCGGGCGTTTTACTAATTATACTACTGCGAATGGGCTTCCAGGTAATCTTGTATACGCTTTTTTAGAAGATGAGAAAGGCGACTTTTGGATCAGCACTTCAAAAGGACTAGTTAATTTTACTCCTCTTAACGGGAGAGTAAACGCGGTCTATACAAAATCAAATGGACTCTTAAGTGACCAGTTTAATTATAACTCTGCTTTCAATGATGGCCAGGGCCACTTGTACTTTGGTAGCGTGAAAGGTTTAATTAGTTTCAATCCCAACTCTTTTGAGAAAAATAATTATACAGCTCCCTTGTATCTTACCGGTTTTCAGATTAATAACAGGGAGGTTCAGGTAGGAGCCGGCTCACCTCTTGAAAAATCGATAATTGCAACTCACCAGATCGTTTTAAAGCATGATGAGTCCAGTTTTAGTATCGATTTCGCTGCACTTAGTTATACAAGTCCCGAAGCCACTGAATATGCCTACATTATGAAAGGGTTGGATGAGCAGTGGACCTATCTGAAGGCTAATCGCAAAGTGTTTTTTACAGAGCTCGCACCTGGCAACTACACCTTCGCGCTGCGAAGTGCTGTAAGTAAAGAACGCTGGAGTAAAGATTATGAGATGTTGCTGATCACTGTGTTGCCTCCATTCTGGAAAAGCAGGCCTGCTTATCTGCTTTATGCATTTATATTGCTAACAGCCATTTATTTTACGGTGCGCAGTTACCATAAGTATCACCTGGCAAAGAATAACCGCAGGCTTGAAATTCTTGAATATGAAAAGCAAAAAGAAATAAGTCAGACAAAAATCGATTTTTTTATCAATGTAGCGCATGAAATTAAAACACCCCTGACGCTGATAAAAGGTCCTATGGAAAAAGTTATAGAGAAAGCAGACGATCCTGCAGTAATTAAATCAAACCTGCGGATTATGGAAAAGAATACCGACCGGCTGATCGAATTAACCAATCAATTGCTGGATTTCAGAAAGGCAGAAGCGGGGGTAGCACAGATCATCACTGAAGAAACCGATATAGTAGCTTTACTGAATGATCACTACCTGAGATTTTTACCTGCGGCGGAACAGGCGGGACTTGATTTTGAACTAATGCATCCAAAAGTATTTAGCGCTTTCGTTGATATAGAAGCCATGAATAAAATTGTGAGTAATTTGTATAGTAATGCGATCAAATATGCAGCAGGCAAAGTTTTGGTGGAACTATTACCGGTTCTACCCGGCGAGACAACCTTTTGTATTGTCTTTAAAAATGACGGGCATTTGATTGCGGCTGAAATGGCAGACAAGGTATTTGAAACGTTTTTCAGACTTAATGAATCCCGGAAGCAGGCCGGTTCTGGTTTGGGCCTGACCTTATCGCGTTCATTGACGCAGCTTCATGGCGGTAGCCTTACTTTGGAGCCAGCCGAAGATCGAATGAATGTTTTTAAACTGACACTGCCGGTTAATGTTGATATTACAATCGAATTGTAA
- a CDS encoding response regulator transcription factor, which produces MQQQKASILLVEDNEEILRFITNDLGDEYEMMTALNGVEAIAVLRTTPVSLIITDVMMPEMDGFELCRIVKSTEDFIHIPVIILTAKNTLQSRIEGIELGADAYIEKPFSPRHLRVQVATLLQNRDKLKQYFVSKPLVHIKETAHNKSDEAFLNRVNEAIRENIDNADLNVDHLASILNMSRASLYRRVGEILDISPNDLIKETRLKYAANLLAQENYKVYEVSDKVGFGSYRQFSRNFFKQFGVYPSEYIQELRKEKR; this is translated from the coding sequence ATGCAACAACAAAAGGCGAGTATACTGCTCGTGGAAGATAATGAAGAAATACTAAGGTTTATAACCAACGACCTTGGAGACGAGTATGAAATGATGACGGCTTTAAACGGCGTGGAAGCTATTGCAGTTTTACGGACGACGCCGGTTTCCCTCATTATTACAGATGTGATGATGCCCGAAATGGATGGTTTCGAACTTTGCCGTATTGTCAAGTCAACTGAAGATTTTATACATATTCCGGTGATTATTCTCACTGCTAAAAACACGTTACAATCAAGGATTGAAGGAATAGAATTAGGCGCTGATGCCTATATTGAAAAACCTTTTTCTCCCAGGCATTTGCGCGTACAGGTTGCTACCTTGTTGCAGAACAGAGATAAACTCAAACAATACTTTGTAAGCAAACCCCTTGTGCATATCAAAGAAACCGCCCACAATAAATCAGATGAAGCTTTTTTAAACAGGGTTAATGAGGCAATTCGTGAAAATATCGACAATGCAGATCTGAATGTAGACCATCTTGCTTCTATATTAAACATGAGCAGGGCTTCTTTATATCGCAGAGTGGGAGAAATCCTGGATATTTCGCCCAATGACCTGATAAAAGAAACCCGGCTCAAGTATGCTGCTAATTTATTGGCACAGGAAAACTACAAAGTATATGAAGTGAGTGACAAAGTAGGATTTGGCTCTTACAGGCAGTTTAGCCGAAATTTCTTTAAACAGTTTGGCGTATACCCATCCGAATATATACAGGAGTTAAGGAAGGAAAAGCGATAA
- a CDS encoding response regulator, which translates to MATIIVQDKDASILEVLAIALQMKGFTTISIDTCDEELMLDIIDKERPHVVMMDIRLSDEDCIKACKAIKQKYPHLPVIALSCNNNIHEQYDQHGFDGYISKPFDLELLYNILRSHIQPTA; encoded by the coding sequence ATGGCTACAATTATTGTACAGGACAAGGATGCTTCTATCTTGGAAGTCCTTGCCATTGCGCTGCAGATGAAGGGATTTACCACTATTTCTATTGATACATGCGATGAAGAACTAATGCTTGACATAATAGATAAAGAAAGGCCACATGTGGTAATGATGGATATCAGGCTTTCCGATGAGGATTGTATTAAGGCCTGCAAAGCCATTAAACAAAAATATCCTCATCTCCCCGTTATTGCATTAAGTTGCAACAACAATATCCACGAGCAGTATGATCAGCACGGATTTGATGGTTATATCAGCAAACCATTTGACCTGGAACTTTTATATAACATATTACGATCGCATATTCAACCTACCGCATAG
- a CDS encoding response regulator transcription factor translates to MQHKKITVVEDDQHIRDIIDILLTSESYEVILCANAAEFHDSLSHLLPDLFILDMMLPDGNGIGLCQELRSDIATVSIPIMVMSANVHALKALECGANVFVQKPFDIQTFVQHVKSLL, encoded by the coding sequence ATGCAGCATAAAAAAATCACTGTTGTTGAGGATGATCAACATATTAGAGATATTATTGATATTCTCTTAACCAGCGAGAGTTATGAAGTGATCTTATGTGCTAATGCTGCTGAATTTCATGACTCCCTGAGCCATTTACTGCCGGATCTGTTTATCCTTGATATGATGTTACCGGATGGGAATGGCATCGGGCTTTGCCAGGAACTGAGATCTGACATTGCGACGGTATCTATCCCAATAATGGTAATGTCTGCAAACGTACATGCTTTAAAGGCACTGGAGTGCGGTGCTAATGTTTTTGTACAAAAGCCGTTCGATATACAAACTTTTGTGCAACATGTGAAATCGTTACTTTAA
- a CDS encoding sensor histidine kinase gives MSSFNNSTSENGSSRGLSFELLFSALNASVSGIIITDNLQPDNPIVYCNSAFEKISGYTRSEIIGHNCRFLQGKDRSQRARHVIASAVEKGDSCRVEIRNYRKNGDLFWNELFMAPVKDQAGVITHFIGVQNDVTLRKKADLDLVEQKSIMEERVRERTSELKESEAFLSSIIQTVRESLLVLDPEFKVISANDHFFKTFKVNSQETVGKLLYDLGNQQWNIEKLKDLLIGILPTNNPVLDFEVEHEFPHIGKKLMLLNAYRIELEGQYKDRILIAIEDITDRREIERRKDDFLSIASHELKTPLTSIKGFMQMLKRLQPGDLPDQYATIFEKVNVAIERLNGLITDLLDVSRIQSGNIEIHKDTFDFDTMVKETIEQMQSLSSSHIIVCTGSSGLRVTADEQQIVQVLNNLLANAIKYSPDSREIYVHISRVSDYVKVSVKDTGVGINLEDQQRVFQRFFRGAEFQRKFAGMGIGLYVCEQIIKNHNGTIWLESEKNHGSTFNFTIPIEP, from the coding sequence TTGTCGTCATTTAATAATTCTACCTCAGAAAACGGGTCATCGCGCGGATTGAGCTTTGAACTGCTCTTTAGTGCCCTGAACGCTTCGGTATCGGGCATTATTATAACGGACAATCTGCAGCCCGATAATCCAATTGTATATTGTAATAGCGCGTTTGAAAAAATTAGCGGGTATACACGCTCTGAAATAATCGGTCACAACTGCCGTTTTCTCCAGGGAAAGGACCGGTCTCAACGGGCCCGGCATGTAATAGCTTCCGCCGTAGAGAAAGGAGATAGCTGCCGTGTTGAAATACGCAATTACCGCAAGAACGGAGACCTTTTTTGGAATGAACTCTTTATGGCGCCTGTTAAAGATCAGGCAGGCGTAATAACGCATTTTATCGGTGTTCAGAACGACGTGACCCTTAGAAAGAAAGCCGATCTTGATTTAGTAGAGCAGAAGTCGATAATGGAAGAACGTGTAAGAGAACGTACCAGTGAGTTAAAAGAAAGCGAAGCTTTTTTATCCAGCATAATCCAAACAGTAAGAGAAAGCCTGCTGGTGCTGGATCCTGAATTCAAAGTGATCAGTGCCAATGACCACTTTTTTAAGACCTTTAAAGTGAATAGCCAGGAGACAGTAGGTAAATTACTTTATGATCTGGGCAACCAGCAGTGGAATATTGAAAAGCTAAAAGATTTGTTGATAGGAATTCTACCTACTAATAATCCGGTACTAGATTTCGAAGTAGAGCATGAATTTCCGCATATTGGGAAAAAACTGATGCTGTTAAATGCCTACCGGATAGAGTTGGAGGGCCAATATAAAGATCGAATATTGATTGCAATTGAAGATATTACTGATCGCCGCGAAATTGAGCGTAGAAAAGACGACTTTTTATCGATTGCCAGCCACGAACTCAAAACTCCGCTTACATCTATAAAAGGTTTTATGCAAATGTTGAAGCGCTTGCAGCCCGGGGATTTGCCCGATCAGTATGCTACAATTTTCGAGAAAGTTAATGTCGCTATAGAAAGACTGAATGGTTTGATTACAGACCTTTTAGATGTTTCGCGCATCCAGTCGGGCAATATTGAGATCCATAAGGATACCTTCGATTTCGACACAATGGTGAAGGAAACCATTGAGCAGATGCAATCGTTGAGTTCAAGTCATATAATCGTATGCACAGGTTCAAGTGGGTTACGCGTAACTGCAGATGAACAGCAGATTGTTCAGGTTTTAAATAATCTGCTCGCCAATGCCATTAAATACAGTCCCGATAGCCGGGAGATTTATGTGCATATTTCGAGGGTGAGCGACTACGTAAAAGTTTCGGTTAAAGATACCGGAGTTGGCATTAACCTGGAGGATCAGCAACGTGTTTTCCAGCGATTTTTCCGGGGAGCTGAATTTCAGAGGAAGTTCGCCGGAATGGGCATAGGACTATATGTATGTGAGCAAATAATAAAGAACCATAATGGAACGATCTGGCTGGAAAGCGAGAAAAACCATGGCTCCACTTTTAACTTTACAATACCCATTGAGCCGTGA
- a CDS encoding response regulator — protein sequence MNKGNSKVIICDDDQSILELLELVAIGAGCEPVVVSKSLDVMKAIRHTKPALVILDLWMPVMSGDMILQTLRKDAEFGDLPVLIVSASRDGKVIAEQNGATEYLAKPFDIMDLTNILEKYCSS from the coding sequence GTGAATAAAGGCAACTCAAAAGTGATCATCTGTGATGATGATCAAAGTATTCTTGAACTTCTGGAACTGGTTGCCATAGGTGCCGGTTGCGAGCCGGTAGTTGTTTCAAAAAGCCTGGATGTAATGAAAGCCATCAGGCATACTAAACCTGCTTTGGTAATATTGGATTTATGGATGCCGGTTATGTCCGGCGATATGATCCTGCAAACACTCAGGAAAGACGCTGAATTTGGAGATTTACCTGTCCTGATCGTATCTGCGAGCAGGGATGGTAAGGTGATTGCGGAGCAGAACGGCGCCACGGAGTATCTTGCCAAGCCATTTGATATTATGGATCTCACCAATATACTGGAAAAGTACTGCAGTAGTTAA
- a CDS encoding PAS domain-containing sensor histidine kinase, producing the protein MSLSSTLPLDNRLLSEILALSRDATAIYSGEEIVIRMANDKMIRFWGKNSDVIGLHLAAALPEPEQQEFIAMIRNVWCTGNVYHAVEKPVLRQVNGRIETFYFDITCRALKDDNSNVFCIIHTVTDVTPRVKLHLTLKEKEHERFLLNEKLAVSYNDLSQANKELTEMQEQMSGLHTRLADSEALFKNIFAQAPLGLTWLRGPEMIIEEVNDPILKIWGRTAPEVLGKPIRKARPELEGQTILDRLHRVYSTGIIEVNAEYRVLLKDGDGLREAYVNSVYSPLRDSAGKIQGILVIIDEITERIAERQRRELMEEQFRISVESAELGTWFVNLDTHELISSPRLREIFGFHPDDEITLTDAVNQIHEDYRTAVSTAIHAAIENETSYDMEYPVIGYHDGKLRWVRATGKLFPPKPGHPPHFSGVLTDITQRKTEEKRKHDFIAIASHELKTPLTSAKAYVQILLKHRARLDNNAVNMLEKVEGQIGKMHSIIRGFLDVARLDSSEIQLNKNSFIISELLEECVSEASLFTRRHELVVQNTDTISVIADREKIGQVITNFLSNAIKYSPTEGKIFINCQEENGYVSVYVTDLGIGVHPGDHQKLFTRFYRVENQHTQTISGFGIGLYLCAEIIRLHHGTIGLDSVMGQGSTFYFKLPKN; encoded by the coding sequence GTGAGTCTCAGTTCTACCCTGCCTCTTGATAATCGTTTACTTTCAGAGATTCTGGCGCTTTCGCGGGATGCCACTGCAATATATTCAGGTGAGGAGATCGTCATCCGGATGGCCAATGATAAAATGATTCGTTTTTGGGGTAAGAATAGTGACGTGATCGGCCTTCACCTGGCGGCAGCTTTGCCCGAACCGGAGCAGCAGGAATTTATCGCCATGATAAGAAACGTATGGTGCACGGGAAATGTCTATCATGCCGTAGAAAAGCCTGTCCTTCGTCAGGTAAACGGACGTATTGAAACCTTCTATTTTGATATTACCTGCCGTGCGCTGAAGGACGACAACTCTAACGTGTTTTGTATTATTCATACCGTCACTGATGTAACTCCACGGGTAAAACTACACCTGACTCTAAAAGAAAAGGAACATGAAAGGTTCCTGCTCAACGAAAAGCTTGCCGTTTCTTACAATGATTTAAGCCAGGCCAATAAAGAGCTAACGGAGATGCAGGAGCAGATGAGTGGTTTGCATACCAGGCTGGCAGACAGTGAAGCCTTGTTTAAAAACATTTTTGCCCAGGCGCCGCTTGGACTAACCTGGCTCAGGGGACCGGAAATGATCATAGAAGAGGTGAATGATCCTATTTTAAAGATCTGGGGAAGAACGGCGCCGGAAGTGCTGGGTAAACCTATCCGGAAGGCAAGGCCTGAGTTAGAAGGACAGACGATTCTCGACCGGTTACACAGGGTTTATAGCACAGGTATTATCGAAGTAAACGCCGAGTATAGAGTTTTACTCAAAGATGGTGATGGCTTACGGGAAGCATACGTCAATTCAGTATATTCTCCATTGCGCGATTCGGCTGGCAAAATACAGGGCATACTGGTGATCATAGATGAAATTACTGAGCGGATTGCGGAACGTCAACGCCGGGAGCTCATGGAAGAGCAATTTCGCATTAGCGTGGAATCAGCAGAACTGGGCACCTGGTTTGTCAACCTGGATACTCATGAGTTGATCAGTTCGCCGAGATTAAGGGAAATATTTGGTTTTCATCCTGACGACGAAATTACACTCACCGATGCCGTCAATCAGATACATGAAGATTACCGCACAGCCGTATCAACAGCTATTCATGCAGCTATCGAAAACGAAACCAGTTATGACATGGAGTATCCTGTAATTGGTTACCATGACGGGAAATTACGCTGGGTTCGCGCCACCGGTAAGTTATTTCCCCCGAAGCCCGGACATCCCCCACATTTTTCAGGAGTGCTAACTGATATTACACAAAGAAAAACCGAAGAAAAACGAAAGCACGATTTTATCGCCATCGCCAGCCACGAATTAAAAACACCCTTAACCTCGGCTAAAGCATATGTTCAGATACTGCTGAAACACCGCGCCCGGCTGGATAACAACGCTGTGAATATGCTGGAAAAGGTGGAGGGACAGATCGGAAAAATGCATAGTATTATCAGGGGCTTCCTGGATGTAGCCCGTCTGGACTCGAGCGAAATACAGCTCAATAAAAACTCTTTTATAATCAGCGAGCTATTAGAGGAGTGTGTTTCAGAGGCATCGCTGTTTACCCGGCGTCATGAACTAGTCGTTCAAAATACTGATACCATTTCCGTTATTGCCGACAGAGAAAAGATAGGTCAGGTGATCACTAATTTTCTCAGCAATGCTATTAAATATTCACCTACCGAAGGAAAAATTTTTATTAACTGCCAGGAAGAAAACGGGTATGTTAGTGTTTATGTTACCGACCTGGGCATCGGTGTGCATCCGGGAGACCATCAAAAATTATTTACCAGATTCTACCGGGTAGAAAATCAACATACCCAAACCATTTCCGGTTTTGGTATCGGACTTTATTTATGCGCAGAAATCATCAGGCTGCACCACGGTACTATAGGCCTTGATAGTGTGATGGGCCAGGGTTCTACCTTTTACTTCAAGCTACCAAAGAATTGA
- a CDS encoding VOC family protein, with the protein MSNDTSRQKLKHQQVQYLEFLSGDLEAAKTFYSQAFGWSFTDYGPNYTAFEGDFLDGGFTSGTPVNGSILVILYSEDLVQTRKQVLAAGGKISQEIFEFPGGRRFHFIDPDGYELAVWSL; encoded by the coding sequence ATGAGCAATGATACATCCCGGCAAAAATTAAAACATCAGCAGGTGCAATATCTTGAATTTCTTTCGGGTGACCTGGAAGCCGCAAAAACCTTTTACAGCCAGGCATTCGGATGGAGCTTTACTGATTACGGGCCCAATTATACCGCATTTGAGGGCGACTTCCTAGACGGTGGCTTTACAAGCGGAACGCCGGTAAACGGCAGTATACTGGTAATCCTCTATTCTGAGGATCTGGTTCAAACCAGGAAACAGGTACTGGCGGCAGGTGGTAAGATCTCGCAGGAGATATTTGAATTTCCGGGAGGACGTCGATTTCACTTCATTGATCCGGACGGCTATGAACTTGCGGTATGGTCGCTCTAA
- a CDS encoding PH domain-containing protein, producing the protein MSNPIRKFLNEDQDPAAIEKIVGKLGSLLMSGEIIEYIAVQRKPAVNLSPDAIALTTKRIIFCRFKNLGFSMELEDYVWKDVYDCHMKESILGAEFSVKTVGGQISKIDYLPKAQARRLYTVAQEQEEKQREFRRQQDLEDKRATAGNVNVTTAQPQPSYSQPVEDPVATLEKLKTLLDRGLIEQSEYDAKKEEILGRL; encoded by the coding sequence ATGTCTAATCCAATAAGGAAATTTTTGAATGAGGACCAGGATCCGGCGGCAATTGAGAAGATTGTTGGCAAGCTGGGAAGCTTATTGATGAGCGGCGAGATCATTGAGTATATCGCGGTTCAAAGGAAGCCCGCCGTTAATTTGTCGCCTGATGCCATTGCACTCACTACCAAACGTATTATTTTTTGCCGGTTTAAAAATCTCGGATTTTCCATGGAACTGGAAGATTATGTTTGGAAAGACGTATACGACTGCCATATGAAGGAAAGCATCCTGGGAGCTGAATTCTCGGTTAAAACCGTTGGTGGGCAAATCAGTAAGATCGACTATCTGCCGAAAGCGCAGGCCAGACGGCTTTATACCGTTGCCCAGGAGCAGGAAGAAAAACAGCGGGAATTTCGAAGGCAGCAGGACCTGGAAGACAAACGGGCAACTGCGGGCAACGTTAATGTTACCACTGCACAGCCCCAGCCGAGCTATTCTCAACCGGTTGAAGATCCGGTGGCCACCCTGGAAAAATTAAAGACGCTATTGGATCGCGGACTGATAGAACAATCGGAGTATGATGCAAAAAAGGAAGAGATCCTGGGCCGCCTGTGA